One stretch of Dokdonia sp. Hel_I_53 DNA includes these proteins:
- a CDS encoding aminotransferase class V-fold PLP-dependent enzyme — protein MKNFAKLFPILDQYTYLNTAASGLLPLPVMEWRRQHDADFLEKGSILKENQGTILSEVREKVGRLFSCASNRVALVPNFSYGFNTLLEGVIHYKNVLLLDGDYPSVNWPFESRDFGINYVSIDADLENRIEDAFSKSQPDIFAFSLVQWVSGIKVNHQFLKDLKAKYPSTLFLADATQYVGTEVFDFDNSGIDVIGASCYKWMNAGYGNAFFLFKEVIAQQVAPKTTGFNSFQGKYKPQEGNFIGRFEPGHQDTLNYGSLGVAIDLINDIGMDVIQSNLQSIHHKVSIAFKDRGLLEADVANRMDHGCFYNISGDEHLLKSLRSNNIIASLRGDGLRTSFHYFNTERDLEELLHYLDRQ, from the coding sequence ATGAAAAATTTTGCAAAACTATTTCCCATACTGGATCAATATACATATCTCAATACTGCGGCATCCGGTTTATTGCCACTTCCCGTAATGGAATGGCGTAGGCAGCATGATGCAGATTTTTTAGAAAAAGGAAGCATTCTCAAAGAAAATCAGGGCACTATTTTGTCTGAGGTTCGAGAAAAAGTAGGTAGGTTATTTTCTTGTGCATCAAATAGAGTAGCCCTGGTACCTAATTTTTCTTACGGTTTTAATACGTTGTTAGAAGGAGTTATACATTATAAAAATGTTTTGCTGCTAGATGGGGATTATCCATCTGTGAACTGGCCTTTTGAGAGCAGGGACTTTGGGATTAATTATGTTTCTATAGATGCAGATCTTGAGAATAGAATTGAAGACGCTTTTTCAAAATCCCAGCCTGATATTTTTGCATTTTCATTAGTTCAGTGGGTATCAGGGATAAAAGTGAATCATCAGTTTCTAAAAGATCTTAAAGCTAAGTATCCATCTACTTTGTTTCTTGCTGATGCAACGCAATATGTAGGCACTGAGGTCTTCGATTTTGACAACTCTGGTATAGATGTTATAGGAGCCAGTTGCTATAAATGGATGAATGCAGGTTATGGCAATGCCTTTTTTTTATTTAAAGAAGTGATTGCACAGCAAGTAGCTCCAAAAACAACAGGATTTAACTCTTTTCAGGGAAAATACAAGCCACAAGAAGGAAATTTCATAGGCCGTTTTGAGCCAGGACATCAGGACACATTAAATTATGGAAGTTTAGGAGTGGCTATAGATTTAATTAATGATATAGGAATGGACGTTATTCAATCAAACTTACAAAGTATACATCATAAAGTAAGTATTGCTTTTAAAGATAGAGGTTTATTAGAGGCTGATGTTGCAAACCGTATGGATCATGGGTGTTTTTACAATATTTCTGGAGATGAACATCTTTTGAAGTCTTTGCGTAGCAATAACATCATTGCTTCGTTACGCGGAGATGGTTTAAGGACAAGTTTTCATTATTTTAATACAGAGCGCGATTTAGAAGAATTGCTACACTATTTGGATAGACAATAA
- a CDS encoding DUF427 domain-containing protein, translating to MKAIWNNQVIAESEDTIVVENNHYFPHNTLKKEFFKPSRQKSTCPWKGEASYYSISVNGKENTDAAWFYPNTKNKAKNIENRVAFWKGVSIIE from the coding sequence ATGAAAGCTATCTGGAATAACCAAGTCATTGCGGAAAGCGAGGATACCATTGTTGTAGAAAACAACCATTATTTCCCTCATAATACCCTTAAAAAAGAGTTTTTTAAACCTAGCAGACAGAAATCCACTTGTCCGTGGAAAGGTGAGGCCTCCTATTATTCAATATCAGTCAACGGTAAAGAAAATACTGATGCAGCATGGTTTTACCCAAATACCAAAAACAAAGCAAAAAATATAGAAAATAGAGTGGCTTTCTGGAAAGGAGTTTCTATCATAGAATAG
- a CDS encoding L-histidine N(alpha)-methyltransferase, with protein sequence MTTKRKITYASNFEKDTAEGLSSFPKYLSSKYIYDKKGDKLFQDIMEMPSYYLTGAEFEILETHKEAISEAFTSPSGFDLIELGAGDGKKTKILLRHLVSRDDDFCYLPIDISHNVLEGLEKSVQEELPKVDIKPQQGSYFDVLESVADYNSRKKVIMVLGSNIGNLLHPQAIDFLTNIQEAMSQKDLLFMGFDQKKNPQTILDAYNDPEGITAAFNKNLLHRINDEMDANFDVDSFKHWEVYNPESGTAKSYLVSTKEQSVSINSLGLTIHFTPWESIHTEISQKYDDTIVEWLSGESGLQIIDQFTDKNSYYKNYVFTKR encoded by the coding sequence ATGACGACTAAAAGAAAAATAACATACGCTTCTAATTTTGAAAAAGACACTGCAGAAGGTCTTAGTTCTTTTCCAAAATATCTTTCTTCAAAATATATTTATGATAAAAAAGGAGATAAACTCTTTCAAGATATAATGGAAATGCCCTCCTACTATCTTACGGGCGCCGAGTTTGAAATTTTAGAAACACACAAGGAGGCTATCTCTGAGGCTTTTACAAGCCCCTCTGGATTTGACCTAATTGAACTAGGAGCAGGTGACGGTAAAAAAACAAAAATATTACTAAGACACCTCGTTTCTCGGGATGATGATTTTTGCTATCTACCTATTGATATAAGCCATAATGTACTAGAAGGTCTGGAGAAAAGTGTACAGGAGGAGCTTCCTAAAGTAGACATTAAACCACAGCAAGGTTCGTATTTTGACGTTCTAGAAAGTGTAGCAGATTATAATAGTCGTAAAAAAGTGATTATGGTTTTAGGATCTAACATTGGAAATCTTTTACACCCTCAAGCCATAGATTTTTTGACTAATATTCAAGAAGCAATGAGTCAAAAAGATCTGCTCTTTATGGGCTTTGATCAAAAGAAAAACCCACAAACTATTCTTGATGCCTACAATGACCCAGAAGGAATAACAGCAGCATTCAATAAAAATTTACTCCACCGTATCAATGATGAAATGGATGCAAATTTTGACGTAGATTCTTTCAAACATTGGGAAGTTTACAATCCAGAATCTGGAACTGCAAAAAGCTATTTAGTAAGTACAAAAGAGCAATCTGTTTCAATCAATTCTCTAGGCCTGACGATTCATTTTACACCTTGGGAATCAATCCATACAGAAATAAGCCAAAAATATGATGATACTATCGTCGAGTGGTTGTCAGGAGAATCTGGACTTCAAATTATTGATCAATTCACAGATAAAAATTCATATTACAAAAACTATGTATTTACAAAAAGATAG
- the egtB gene encoding ergothioneine biosynthesis protein EgtB, whose protein sequence is MSTTQTIVNFFSETRAYSEQICKPLEVEDYVVQPVVDVSPPKWHLGHTTWFFEEFILKPHKQGYKLFSDDFAFVFNSYYESVGKRVVRTDRGNLSRPTVAQVYSYRDYVTQSIEELLEEPITEQVKKLLTIGIHHEKQHQELLITDIKYILGNNPLMPKYEGDILFRESEKTSTPAFINIKEGVYDIGHATAGFCYDNELSRHKVYIQNFEISTRLVTNGEWIDFIDAGGYTSTLLWHAEGWDWVQNNAITAPMYWHKVNGEWYQYTLDNALERIDLKASVSHISYFEAFAYAEWKEMRLPTEFEWEIANKHFNWGDRWEWTESAYLPYPNYTKAPGALGEYNGKFMVNQKVLRGGSVATPNKHTRHTYRNFFQTSLRWQFTGLRLVKK, encoded by the coding sequence ATGAGCACCACACAAACAATAGTTAATTTTTTTAGTGAAACTAGAGCTTATTCTGAGCAAATTTGTAAACCCCTTGAAGTAGAAGATTATGTAGTCCAACCTGTAGTTGACGTTTCTCCACCTAAGTGGCATTTAGGTCATACAACTTGGTTTTTTGAAGAGTTTATTCTCAAACCTCACAAGCAAGGTTATAAATTATTTAGTGATGATTTTGCTTTTGTGTTTAATAGTTACTACGAGAGCGTAGGAAAAAGAGTGGTTCGCACAGATCGTGGTAATCTCTCAAGACCCACAGTAGCACAAGTATATTCCTATAGAGATTATGTTACGCAATCTATAGAGGAACTACTAGAAGAACCAATAACAGAACAAGTAAAAAAATTACTCACCATAGGCATCCACCACGAAAAACAACATCAAGAATTACTCATTACAGACATTAAATATATTTTAGGGAACAACCCTTTAATGCCAAAATATGAGGGAGATATACTCTTTCGCGAAAGCGAAAAAACTTCTACACCCGCATTTATTAATATCAAGGAAGGAGTTTATGATATAGGACATGCAACTGCAGGCTTTTGTTATGACAATGAGCTAAGTAGACATAAAGTCTATATTCAAAATTTTGAAATATCTACACGACTCGTTACTAACGGTGAATGGATCGATTTTATAGATGCTGGTGGTTACACATCAACCCTTCTTTGGCATGCAGAGGGATGGGATTGGGTTCAGAATAATGCTATTACTGCACCTATGTATTGGCATAAAGTCAATGGTGAGTGGTATCAATACACTTTAGATAATGCTCTTGAGAGAATTGACTTAAAGGCTTCTGTATCTCATATCTCTTATTTTGAAGCATTTGCTTATGCAGAGTGGAAGGAAATGCGTTTACCTACAGAGTTTGAGTGGGAAATTGCAAATAAACATTTTAATTGGGGTGATAGATGGGAGTGGACAGAAAGTGCTTACCTACCCTACCCAAATTACACTAAAGCACCAGGAGCGTTAGGAGAATATAATGGTAAGTTTATGGTTAACCAAAAAGTGCTAAGAGGAGGATCTGTTGCCACACCCAATAAACATACACGACACACTTACCGCAATTTTTTTCAAACAAGCTTGAGGTGGCAATTTACTGGACTTCGCCTTGTGAAAAAGTAA
- a CDS encoding energy transducer TonB, producing the protein MKNLFLFLFLFAGATLMAQEGVTMKRSTVLKIEEVPPTWPGCTGSINQKSNCLRQKLATHVVKNMKFSNDHKSGSRVIVDMVISKEGKPVINKITGGTSGMQVAVRDAVMTIPTLKPGHMGGTKKESKLELPFQF; encoded by the coding sequence ATGAAGAACTTATTTTTATTTTTATTTTTATTCGCAGGAGCGACCCTTATGGCTCAAGAAGGTGTAACGATGAAACGCTCTACCGTATTAAAAATTGAAGAAGTGCCTCCTACATGGCCAGGTTGTACAGGATCAATTAATCAAAAAAGCAACTGCTTAAGACAAAAACTTGCTACTCATGTAGTAAAAAATATGAAATTCTCTAATGATCACAAATCCGGATCCAGGGTGATTGTTGATATGGTAATTAGTAAAGAAGGTAAACCCGTCATTAACAAGATTACTGGCGGAACCTCAGGAATGCAAGTTGCAGTACGTGATGCGGTTATGACCATTCCCACATTAAAACCAGGTCATATGGGAGGAACCAAAAAAGAAAGCAAACTTGAATTACCATTTCAATTTTAA
- a CDS encoding thymidylate synthase, with the protein MKQYHDLIKHVLENGNQKGDRTGTGTKSVFGYQMRFDLSKGFPMVTTKKLHLKSIIYELLWFLQGDTNINYLQKNGVRIWNEWADENGDLGPVYGYQWRNWNGDEIDQISDIVETLKTNPNSRRMLVSAWNPSVLPDTKESFSTNVANGKAALPPCHAFFQFYVADGKLSCQLYQRSADIFLGVPFNIASYALFTMMMAQVCGYEAGDFIHTFGDAHIYSNHLEQVELQLSRDFRTLPTLKINPEVKNIFDFTFDDFTLENYDPHPHIKGAVAV; encoded by the coding sequence ATGAAACAATACCACGATCTTATAAAGCACGTTTTAGAAAATGGTAATCAAAAAGGAGATCGAACAGGAACTGGTACCAAGAGTGTATTTGGGTATCAAATGCGTTTTGATTTATCTAAAGGGTTCCCAATGGTGACCACGAAAAAATTACACCTTAAATCTATTATTTACGAACTCCTATGGTTTTTACAAGGAGATACAAATATTAATTATCTCCAAAAAAACGGCGTTAGGATCTGGAATGAATGGGCAGATGAAAACGGAGATCTAGGTCCCGTTTATGGGTACCAATGGCGGAACTGGAATGGTGATGAAATTGACCAAATTTCTGATATTGTAGAAACATTAAAAACAAATCCAAATAGCAGACGTATGCTGGTAAGTGCTTGGAACCCGTCTGTTTTACCTGATACTAAAGAATCTTTTTCAACTAACGTAGCAAATGGAAAGGCAGCACTTCCTCCTTGTCATGCCTTTTTTCAATTTTATGTAGCAGATGGAAAATTAAGCTGCCAGTTATACCAACGCAGTGCAGATATTTTTCTAGGAGTACCATTTAACATCGCTAGTTACGCTCTGTTCACAATGATGATGGCTCAAGTCTGTGGTTACGAAGCAGGAGATTTTATTCACACCTTTGGGGATGCACATATATATAGTAATCACCTAGAACAAGTTGAACTTCAATTATCAAGGGATTTTCGTACATTACCTACTTTAAAAATAAATCCAGAGGTAAAAAATATCTTTGACTTTACTTTTGACGACTTTACTTTAGAAAATTATGACCCACATCCGCATATTAAAGGTGCTGTCGCCGTTTAA
- a CDS encoding carboxypeptidase-like regulatory domain-containing protein, translating into MKTSILPHRLLLILCVFPITLIAQTKFINLEGSVKDKDSKDILIGATITIENTNTSTITNSEGDFVIKFPEQATLPSLMVKAVGYKDLIIDVIDPSEKLKIKMTPSEISLNEVEVIAYKSAQDLVSKVFDKKRINYSQEKVKMMAFYRETIKSRRKNASLAEAVVSIEKQPYSSNKDDKVSLIKSRKDTDYSKLDTITLKLQGGPFSTLYVDLMKYPEYIFTPEAMGAYDFSFNNTTNLNGRDVLIVAFKPNPNVITPLYKGELFISTDDLALQKATFSLDLKNSSEVNKMFVKKKPSDVRVKARDISYIVDYREKDGKWYYGYSKANLSFEVKKPRKLFKSIYTLSCEMAITDWRILPNEELLKGRVIKPSIIMANERIGFKDPDFWGEFNVIEPEKSIETAIKKIQRKLEKDDDFRASLSSN; encoded by the coding sequence ATGAAAACGTCAATACTTCCTCATCGTTTGCTATTAATCTTATGTGTATTTCCTATAACATTAATTGCTCAAACAAAATTCATCAATTTAGAAGGTTCTGTAAAAGACAAAGATTCTAAAGACATATTAATAGGAGCTACTATTACAATAGAAAACACAAATACAAGTACAATCACTAATAGCGAAGGGGATTTTGTTATCAAATTTCCTGAACAGGCTACATTACCGTCACTGATGGTAAAAGCTGTTGGGTACAAAGATCTAATAATTGATGTCATAGATCCATCTGAAAAACTAAAAATCAAAATGACGCCAAGTGAGATAAGCCTTAATGAGGTGGAGGTTATCGCTTACAAAAGTGCTCAAGATCTTGTCTCAAAAGTTTTTGACAAAAAAAGAATAAATTATAGTCAAGAGAAGGTGAAAATGATGGCCTTTTATCGAGAGACGATAAAAAGTAGGAGAAAAAATGCATCTCTTGCTGAGGCTGTTGTTTCTATAGAAAAGCAACCCTATTCGAGTAATAAAGATGACAAGGTTAGCCTTATAAAATCAAGAAAAGATACTGATTATAGTAAACTAGATACCATCACTTTAAAATTGCAAGGAGGTCCATTTAGTACACTATATGTTGACCTTATGAAGTATCCAGAGTATATTTTTACACCAGAGGCTATGGGTGCCTATGATTTCTCATTCAATAATACTACGAACCTCAATGGTAGAGATGTGTTGATTGTTGCTTTTAAACCAAACCCGAATGTTATAACGCCACTTTATAAAGGCGAACTTTTTATAAGTACAGACGATCTTGCTTTGCAGAAAGCTACATTTAGCCTTGATCTCAAAAATAGCTCTGAGGTGAATAAAATGTTTGTAAAAAAGAAACCAAGTGATGTTCGCGTGAAAGCAAGAGACATCTCGTATATAGTTGATTATAGGGAAAAAGATGGGAAGTGGTATTACGGCTACAGTAAAGCAAACTTATCTTTTGAAGTAAAAAAACCACGTAAACTATTCAAATCCATATACACTCTGTCTTGCGAGATGGCAATTACGGACTGGCGTATTTTACCTAATGAAGAACTTCTTAAAGGAAGAGTTATTAAACCATCTATCATTATGGCAAATGAACGAATAGGATTTAAGGACCCAGATTTTTGGGGTGAATTTAATGTCATAGAGCCTGAGAAATCTATTGAAACTGCCATAAAAAAAATTCAACGTAAGCTCGAAAAAGATGATGATTTTAGAGCATCACTGAGTTCTAACTAG
- a CDS encoding NupC/NupG family nucleoside CNT transporter: MKSQNVTNPISMRKFLLLVLFVFTSLSAIAQDSTNRIALDPDVSLGLSANSIGRGILGMLFLMGVCFALSSNRKKINWRLVLTGLGLQLLFAILVLKVNFVAAGFDYISTKVVEFLNIAEQGALFVFGKLVDPSASMGYIFAFKVLPTIVFFSAFTSLLYYLGILQIIVKGLAWVMSKTMQLSGAESLAAAANVFIGQTEAPLVVKPYLESMSKSEMLCLMVGGMATIAGGVLAAFIAFLGGDNIAEQAIFAKHLLTASIMSAPAAIIIAKMLYPETEEVSRTLDISKEKVGSNILDAISRGTTDGLKLAVNVGAMLLVFTALMGVINWLLGDLIGDITGLNGLIASVTDGRYDDLSMEFILGNVFAPVAWLIGVPSEDITTVGQLLGEKTILNEFYAYGSLSTLKASGVITNYRSIVIATYALCGFANFASIGIQIGGIGVLAPGQRGTLAVFGIKALIGGTVAALLTATIAGMLIG, from the coding sequence ATGAAATCTCAAAACGTAACTAACCCCATTTCTATGCGTAAATTTTTATTACTAGTGCTTTTTGTATTTACATCACTAAGTGCTATTGCGCAAGACTCCACAAACCGTATTGCTCTTGATCCAGATGTGAGTCTTGGACTTTCTGCTAATAGTATAGGGCGGGGTATATTAGGAATGTTGTTTTTAATGGGTGTTTGTTTTGCCTTAAGTAGTAACAGAAAAAAGATTAATTGGAGACTTGTACTCACAGGTTTAGGTTTGCAGTTATTGTTTGCCATATTGGTTCTTAAAGTAAATTTTGTAGCTGCTGGTTTCGATTACATCTCAACAAAAGTAGTTGAGTTTTTAAATATCGCAGAACAAGGAGCATTATTCGTTTTCGGAAAATTAGTAGATCCTTCTGCAAGTATGGGATATATTTTTGCTTTTAAAGTATTACCTACCATTGTTTTCTTTTCTGCATTTACTTCACTTTTGTATTATCTAGGTATACTCCAAATAATTGTAAAAGGTCTTGCTTGGGTGATGAGTAAAACAATGCAACTCTCTGGAGCAGAGAGCTTAGCTGCGGCTGCAAATGTTTTCATAGGTCAAACAGAAGCCCCTTTGGTGGTTAAGCCCTATTTAGAAAGTATGTCAAAATCAGAAATGCTATGTTTAATGGTAGGCGGTATGGCGACCATCGCTGGTGGCGTACTTGCAGCGTTTATAGCATTTTTAGGAGGAGATAATATTGCAGAGCAGGCCATTTTTGCAAAGCATTTACTTACAGCCTCTATTATGTCTGCTCCTGCAGCGATTATCATTGCAAAAATGCTATACCCAGAAACAGAAGAAGTAAGCAGAACTTTGGATATTTCAAAAGAAAAAGTGGGTTCTAATATTCTTGATGCAATTTCAAGAGGGACAACAGATGGTTTAAAACTAGCTGTAAATGTAGGAGCGATGCTACTAGTATTCACTGCTCTTATGGGTGTTATTAACTGGCTTCTTGGGGATTTAATAGGTGATATTACTGGCTTAAACGGACTCATTGCTAGTGTTACAGATGGTAGATATGATGACCTATCTATGGAATTTATTTTAGGGAATGTCTTTGCTCCTGTAGCTTGGCTTATAGGCGTACCTAGCGAAGATATAACCACAGTAGGTCAACTTTTAGGAGAAAAAACAATACTGAATGAGTTTTATGCATATGGCTCCCTAAGCACCCTAAAGGCTAGCGGAGTTATTACAAATTATAGATCTATAGTCATTGCAACTTACGCACTTTGTGGGTTTGCAAATTTTGCCTCTATTGGTATACAGATAGGAGGCATAGGTGTATTAGCGCCTGGACAGCGTGGGACACTTGCTGTCTTTGGTATCAAAGCTTTAATAGGCGGTACAGTAGCAGCACTTCTTACAGCAACCATCGCAGGGATGCTTATTGGCTAG
- a CDS encoding bifunctional nuclease family protein — translation MSLVRLNIKGISYSQTQNGAYALILTEQDGERKLPIVIGAFEAQSIAIALEKEIKPPRPLTHDLFKNFADRFDIIIKQVIIHKLVDGVFYSSIICERDKIEEIIDARTSDAISLALRFQAPIFTYKNILDKAGIFLKGNTNPEEFTDNDEVLMDEILLEEDSSNEAGDYKRMSLQELNNELEQAVNNEDYEAAAKIRDEISKRN, via the coding sequence ATGAGTTTAGTGCGTTTAAATATTAAAGGAATATCCTACAGCCAAACACAAAATGGTGCCTATGCCCTTATTCTTACGGAGCAAGATGGTGAACGTAAATTACCCATTGTTATAGGTGCTTTTGAGGCACAATCAATAGCTATTGCCTTAGAAAAAGAAATCAAACCACCTAGACCCCTCACACATGATTTGTTTAAAAACTTTGCAGATCGTTTTGACATTATCATTAAACAGGTTATTATTCATAAATTAGTTGATGGTGTGTTTTACTCTAGTATTATTTGTGAAAGAGATAAAATAGAAGAAATTATTGATGCACGTACTAGTGATGCTATCTCATTAGCTTTACGCTTCCAAGCACCTATATTCACTTATAAGAATATTCTAGATAAAGCTGGTATATTTCTTAAGGGAAATACTAATCCTGAAGAATTTACAGACAACGACGAGGTTTTGATGGATGAAATTCTTCTTGAGGAGGACTCCTCAAATGAGGCTGGAGACTATAAACGCATGTCTCTTCAAGAACTTAACAATGAACTCGAACAGGCGGTTAATAATGAAGATTACGAAGCTGCTGCAAAAATTAGAGATGAAATCTCAAAACGTAACTAA
- a CDS encoding electron transfer flavoprotein subunit alpha/FixB family protein produces the protein MSVLVYTESENGDFKKTAFEVASYAKGIADMMGTSVTAVAVNGGDASALGNYGVEKVLNIKNDSLTAFNAAAYAKSIAQAAKAEDAKVVVVSQSANAKYLAPLLSIELEAGYASNVVALPESVAPFKVKRTAFTNKAFNNTEITTAIKIVGLGKNAYGLKESTGAATTEEFNPEVGDLGVTVQSVDKATDKVSIADAEVVVSAGRGLKGPENWGMIEEMADILGAATACSKPVSDLGWRPHGEHVGQTGKPVAANLYIAIGISGAIQHLAGINASKIKVVINNDPEAPFFKAADYGMVGDAFEIVPQLNEKLKAFKAANN, from the coding sequence ATGTCAGTTTTAGTATATACAGAATCAGAAAATGGAGACTTCAAAAAAACAGCTTTTGAAGTAGCTAGCTATGCAAAAGGAATTGCAGATATGATGGGGACATCTGTTACTGCAGTTGCTGTAAATGGAGGTGACGCATCTGCCTTAGGTAATTACGGCGTAGAAAAAGTTTTAAACATCAAAAATGATAGTCTTACTGCGTTTAATGCCGCAGCTTATGCAAAAAGTATTGCACAGGCAGCAAAAGCAGAGGATGCAAAAGTAGTAGTTGTAAGCCAGAGCGCAAACGCAAAGTATCTTGCCCCCCTATTGTCCATCGAGCTTGAAGCAGGCTATGCGTCTAATGTAGTCGCGCTTCCAGAAAGTGTTGCTCCTTTTAAAGTAAAGCGTACTGCTTTTACAAATAAAGCCTTTAATAATACCGAGATTACTACAGCGATAAAAATAGTAGGATTAGGTAAAAATGCATACGGTCTTAAAGAAAGTACAGGCGCTGCTACTACAGAAGAGTTTAATCCAGAGGTAGGTGACCTAGGAGTAACCGTACAATCTGTAGATAAAGCCACAGATAAGGTATCTATTGCAGATGCAGAGGTTGTAGTATCTGCAGGTCGCGGACTTAAAGGGCCTGAAAATTGGGGGATGATAGAGGAAATGGCGGACATACTAGGCGCTGCAACTGCTTGTTCTAAACCTGTATCTGACCTTGGGTGGAGACCACACGGAGAGCACGTAGGTCAAACTGGAAAGCCAGTAGCTGCTAATTTGTATATTGCTATCGGTATTTCTGGAGCAATACAGCATCTTGCAGGAATTAATGCTTCTAAAATAAAAGTGGTAATTAATAATGATCCTGAGGCTCCTTTCTTTAAAGCCGCAGATTATGGAATGGTAGGTGATGCTTTTGAAATTGTACCTCAACTTAATGAAAAACTTAAAGCTTTCAAGGCAGCAAACAATTAG
- a CDS encoding electron transfer flavoprotein subunit beta/FixA family protein: MKILVCISHVPDTTSKINFTEGDTKFDTAGVQFVINPNDEFGLTRAMWFKEKQGASVDVVNVGGPETEPTLRKALAIGADTAIRINTPALDGYQVAKEIAKVVQDEGYDLVIAGRESIDYNGGMVPGMLAGLIDANFVNTCISLDIDGTTVTATREIDGGKETVATSLPLVIGGQKGLVEESDLRIPNMRGIMMARKKPLNVVEATGATTETVSASFEKPAPKGAVKLVDSVDELIDLLHNEAKAI, translated from the coding sequence ATGAAAATTTTAGTGTGCATCAGTCACGTACCTGATACAACCTCAAAAATCAACTTTACGGAAGGAGATACAAAATTTGACACAGCTGGTGTTCAATTTGTAATTAATCCCAATGATGAATTTGGACTTACGCGTGCCATGTGGTTCAAAGAAAAACAAGGCGCTTCTGTAGATGTTGTAAATGTAGGTGGTCCAGAAACAGAACCTACATTACGTAAAGCACTTGCAATAGGTGCAGATACAGCGATAAGAATTAATACTCCAGCCTTAGATGGTTATCAAGTTGCAAAAGAAATAGCTAAAGTAGTCCAAGATGAAGGTTATGACCTTGTGATTGCGGGTCGTGAATCTATAGATTATAACGGTGGTATGGTTCCAGGAATGCTTGCTGGACTTATAGACGCAAATTTTGTAAACACCTGTATTAGTTTAGACATAGATGGTACGACTGTTACAGCTACACGTGAGATTGATGGTGGTAAAGAAACTGTTGCCACTTCTCTCCCATTAGTAATAGGTGGACAAAAAGGTCTTGTAGAAGAAAGCGATCTCCGTATTCCAAATATGAGAGGTATTATGATGGCTCGTAAAAAACCACTCAATGTTGTAGAAGCAACAGGCGCAACTACAGAAACAGTCTCTGCTTCTTTTGAAAAACCAGCACCTAAAGGAGCCGTAAAGCTTGTAGATAGCGTAGATGAGTTAATTGACTTACTACACAACGAAGCAAAAGCAATCTAG